A region from the Chitinophaga sp. Cy-1792 genome encodes:
- a CDS encoding RNA polymerase sigma factor yields the protein MPVGNEYIESVLLLHVAQGDEKAFTRLLVTHSGPLYSFLCKHLDNNALAEEIVQDVFTQIWQTRETLAEIRNFRTFLYVISRNRMLNELKKIARERKQRQEWISHQPSNSPLQEDQQTIEEQHNLVDNAISKLPPQQQKVWLLNRREGLTYKQIADEMHISRETVKTYLQLANQTIARFLSANLNG from the coding sequence TTGCCCGTTGGAAATGAATACATAGAATCTGTGCTGCTACTGCATGTTGCCCAGGGCGATGAAAAAGCATTCACCCGCCTGCTGGTAACGCATTCAGGCCCGCTATATTCTTTCCTATGCAAGCATCTTGATAACAATGCACTGGCCGAAGAGATCGTTCAGGACGTATTTACACAGATATGGCAAACCCGCGAGACACTGGCAGAAATACGTAATTTTCGTACTTTCCTGTACGTTATATCCCGCAACCGTATGCTCAATGAGCTGAAAAAAATTGCCAGGGAACGCAAACAAAGACAGGAGTGGATTAGCCACCAACCCAGCAACAGCCCCCTCCAGGAAGATCAGCAGACAATCGAAGAACAGCACAACCTCGTAGACAACGCCATCAGCAAACTGCCTCCCCAGCAACAAAAAGTATGGCTGCTCAACAGACGCGAAGGTCTTACCTATAAACAAATCGCCGACGAAATGCATATCTCCCGGGAAACAGTTAAAACCTATCTGCAACTGGCCAACCAGACCATTGCCAGGTTCCTCTCTGCTAACCTTAACGGCTAA
- a CDS encoding FecR family protein has protein sequence MEHQPSRLEYLFERSCQQALSDAERQELDSLMEAPEAAAQVDALLRASWEQTEDDGSLSLDKRHKMAGYIIGGRRQRMMALLISWRAVAAAAAIVASVGVYRWMQPHPTNNSKPAVVADMLAGREGAILTLSDGSTVVLDSLKDGKLLQEKAGNAVLQHGQLAYEQKSEQTNGPVVYNSITTPRGRQYHLQLPDGSRVWLNAATTLRYPVAFTGNERSVEVSGEAYFEIAQDAGKPFRVHFTSNSANDKDGLINVLGTSFNISAYQDDMAAKVTLITGKVMVKPSLTSTNENILMPGQQAALKYGSNTGMTVLPADTARTLAWKNGIMNLHNMPLSEVMKQISRWYNIDIAYEGAIPDITFWGEISRSENLSTVLEFMSASGLKYKFDDNGTKLIVRKS, from the coding sequence TTGGAACATCAACCGTCCAGACTGGAATATTTATTTGAACGCTCCTGCCAGCAGGCGCTTTCTGACGCGGAACGCCAGGAACTGGATTCCCTGATGGAAGCTCCGGAAGCCGCTGCACAGGTAGACGCACTCCTGAGAGCCAGCTGGGAACAAACGGAAGATGACGGTTCTCTTAGTCTGGATAAACGCCATAAAATGGCCGGTTATATTATTGGTGGCCGCCGTCAGCGGATGATGGCCCTGTTAATATCCTGGCGTGCTGTTGCCGCGGCGGCTGCAATTGTGGCCAGCGTAGGTGTTTACAGATGGATGCAACCACATCCGACTAATAACAGCAAACCTGCTGTTGTAGCGGATATGCTGGCAGGCCGTGAAGGTGCTATACTCACCCTCTCCGATGGCAGCACCGTAGTGCTGGATAGCCTGAAAGACGGTAAGCTGCTGCAGGAAAAAGCCGGTAACGCCGTACTGCAACATGGCCAGCTGGCCTATGAGCAAAAAAGTGAACAAACAAATGGCCCCGTAGTATATAACAGTATCACTACTCCCCGTGGCCGCCAGTACCACCTGCAACTTCCCGACGGAAGCCGCGTATGGCTCAATGCAGCCACCACCCTGCGTTACCCGGTAGCATTCACCGGCAACGAACGCAGCGTGGAAGTAAGTGGGGAAGCCTATTTTGAAATTGCCCAGGATGCCGGAAAACCTTTCCGCGTACATTTTACCTCCAACAGTGCCAATGATAAAGATGGGCTGATAAATGTACTGGGCACCAGCTTCAACATCAGCGCCTACCAGGATGATATGGCCGCCAAAGTAACCCTGATCACCGGAAAGGTAATGGTTAAACCATCCCTTACATCAACCAATGAAAATATATTAATGCCAGGCCAACAGGCAGCACTGAAATACGGCTCCAACACCGGCATGACGGTATTACCCGCCGATACAGCCCGGACCCTGGCCTGGAAAAATGGTATCATGAACCTCCATAACATGCCACTGTCGGAGGTGATGAAACAGATATCCCGATGGTACAATATAGATATAGCGTATGAAGGCGCTATCCCTGATATCACCTTCTGGGGAGAAATAAGCAGAAGTGAAAACCTGTCAACTGTGCTGGAGTTTATGTCGGCATCCGGACTTAAATACAAATTCGACGACAATGGTACTAAGCTGATTGTCAGAAAGAGTTAG